Proteins encoded within one genomic window of Pygocentrus nattereri isolate fPygNat1 chromosome 11, fPygNat1.pri, whole genome shotgun sequence:
- the LOC108411500 gene encoding nuclear factor 7, brain-like codes for MATTKVSISEESVSCPICCAVFKDPVALKCSHSFCEECLQQYWSIQEVLLCPVCRKECSRDEPTRSLAFSSLCENFKSREMATPAGDMCPEHDEKLKLFCFEDKQPVCVVCYTSKKHKNHQCAPIVEAVQELKAEVKSGVSGMLQNLQILKKSVADYQILAEAVKEERQSVEKILRQEFDSLHQFLREEEEARIGALREEELKKYKKTKNRIEKLSYEISNLSMTLKMINQEMEIDDITFLQNYANGHYSPARSALPEPNMISGIDTAKHLGIVNLNLRAKICELLHDPPKSVTLDPNTASNKLVVSEDLSSLFFVEQKLDVADDPERLYVGVLGSQGFRSGLHCWDVEVGDNDHWTIGMVKQSVERKKLLKMDPSSGIWSIRFISGKYRIGIKSRRELKLPEKLRVIRVHLDYDKGIISFSDPSKGPTLFTFTDTFEEALFPYFNTASTISPLRIS; via the exons ATGGCTACTACCAAAGTGTCCATTTCGGAGGAGAGCGTCAGCTGTCCgatctgctgtgctgtgtttaaaGACCCCGTGGCTCTGAAATGCAGTCACAGCTTCTGTGAGGAGTGTCTGCAGCAGTACTGGAGCATTCAGGAGGTGCTGCTCTGTCCAGTCTGCAGGAAGGAGTGTTCACGGGACGAGCCCACCAGGAGCCTGGCCTTCTCCAGCCTCTGTGAGAACTTTAAAAGCAGAGAAATGGCAACTCCAGCAGGCGACATGTGCCCTGAGCACGACGAGAAGCTCAAGCTCTTCTGCTTTGAAGATAAGCAGCCCGTCTGCGTGGTGTGTTACACCTCAAAGAAGCATAAAAATCATCAGTGTGCTCCCATTGTGGAGGCAGTGCAGGAGCTGAAG GCAGAGGTGAAGTCAGGGGTGTCAGGTATGCTGCAGAACCTTCAAATCCTGAAGAAGTCTGTGGCAGATTATCAAATCTTGGCAGAGGCTGTAAAG GAGGAGAGGCAGAGTGTGGAGAAGATCCTCAGGCAGGAGTTTGACAGCCTCCATCAGTTCctcagagaggaagaggaggccaGGATTGGTGCCCTGAGAGAGGAAGAGCTGAAGAAATATAAGAAAACCAAAAACAGGATTGAGAAGTTGTCATATGAAATCTCAAACCTGTCCATGACCctaaaaatgatcaaccagGAGATGGAGATAGACGACATCACTTTCCTCCAG AACTATGCTAATGGCCACTACAG TCCAGCTAGGAGTGCTCTCCCAGAGCCTAACATGATCTCAGGAATAGATACAGCAAAACATTTGGGAATCGTGAACCTCAATTTACGGGCAAAGATATGTGAACTGCTCCATGACC CTCCCAAATCGGTGACTCTGGACCCAAACACGGCCTCTAATAAGCTGGTGGTGTCGGAGGACCTGAGCAGCTTGTTTTTTGTGGAGCAGAAGCTGGATGTAGCTGATGACCCAGAGAGACTATATGTAGGAGTGCTGGGCTCTCAGGGCTTCAGATCAGGCCTCCACTGCTGGGACGTGGAGGTGGGAGACAATGACCACTGGACCATAGGAATGGTCAAGCAGTCTGTGGAGAGGAAGAAGCTGCTAAAGATGGATCCTTCAAGTGGAATATGGAGCATTCGATTCATCAGTGGGAAATATCGGATCGGGATAAAGTCTCGGAGGGAGCTCAAGCTGCCAGAGAAGCTACGGGTCATCAGAGTGCATCTGGACTATGATAAAGGAATCATCAGCTTCTCTGACCCGTCCAAAGGTCCTACTCTGTTTACCTTCACTGATACATTTGAAGAAGCACTATTTCCATACTTTAATACTGCAAGCACCATCTCCCCACTGCGCATATCATAA